AGCCTCTTTTTAATTTCATGAAGGTTTTCCCCTTTATAGCTACCCTTTAACTGGTTTGAAAAAATCTTCTCACATTTATTACCTGTAAAAAAAGATTTTTTCCCCTGGTAGGTTAATGTGGTAACTGTACATAAATTCTCACAACCTCTACATACAGATGACTTTCTATTATAGTCTAGTGCTTTTTCTAGATTATCAAATCCAATAAATGTTGTTGTTGATTTCTCTTCGTAGAATTTTTTCTTTGCAACTAAGGCAGATCCATAGGCTCCCATTAACTCAGAGATATCAGGTCTTACAACCTCTTTACCTACTTGTTTCTCTAGGGATCTTAAAACTGCAGGATTTTTAAAAGTTCCACCCTGAACTACTATGTTATCCCCTAATAGAGAGTAATCAGTAAGTTTTAGAACCTTATTAAAGGCATTTTTTACAACAGATATAGCTAAACCTGCAGCAATATCTCCCTTGGTTGCACCCTCCCTAAGGGACTGCTTTACCTTAGAGTTCATAAATACTGTACACCGGGTTCCAAGATCGCATGGCGCCTTACTATAACAAGCCTGTTCTGCAAACCCAGCTACGTTTTCGTTAAGATTTTGTGCAAAAGTTTCAATAAAAGAACCACAACCTGAAGAACAAGCTTCATTTAGTTCAAGGTTGTTAATAATTCCGCCCTTACAGTAGATAGCCTTCATATCTTGACCACCAATATCCATTATAAAAGATACATTAGGTTCAAAAAAAGCTGCCGCAGTATAGTGGGCAATAGTCTCTACTAGTCCATCATCTAAACCATAGGCATAGTGTATTAAATCTTCACCATATCCTGTTACAGCAGATCTTTTAATATTTATCTCAATATTAGCATCTTTAATCTCTTGGAAAATTTTATTTAAACCTAGGTTTACAGCTTGGATAGGATTTCCATTATTATTACTGTAATGTTTAGCTGCTATTTTCCCTTCATCGTTTATTAAAACAATTTTAGTTGTAGTAGAACCTGAGTCTATACCTAAGAATACATCCTTTTTATCTAGCTCTTTTAAGTCTACATATTGTACTTTATGTTGGTTTTTTCTCTCTAACCACTCTTCAAACTGCTCTTTAGAATCAAAAAGGGTTTCAAGTCTGGTTTCAAAATTAACCTCATCGTCTCCGATATCTTCTATCTCTTTTATAGCTTGGGATAGGGTTGTTTTATCTACTCCATCATTATGAAGAGCTGCACCTACAGCTGGGAAAAGTTCTGAGTAATTAGTCTCTACCACTTCACTTTTATCTATTTCCAGTATATCTAAAAATGCCTTTCTTAATTCTGGTTGAAATGTTAATGGTCCACCAGTGAACATTATTTTTGTAAGAATATCTTGACCCCTTGAAAGGGAGTTTATTGATTGGAATGCTACAGCTTTATAAATAGATGCTACAATATCGGAACTTGGAATATCCCTACTTATTAGGTTTTGAATATCTGTTTTTGCAAAAACCCCACATCTAGATGCAACAGAGTATGTCTGTGTTGAGTCTTTTGCCATATCATTAAACTCTGTAACATTTCTATTTAATAAAGAAGCCATCTGGTCAATAAATGCACCTGTACCTCCTGCACAGTTACCATTCATTCTTATATCTGGTTTCCCATCTTCGTTAAAGAAAATAATTTTGGCATCTTCCCCACCTAGGTCAATTAAAGTTCGTACATCAGGGTGCAACTGTTTTACTACTTCTGCTGAAGCTACAACCTCTTGAACAAAATTCATACCTGTTTTTTCAGAGATTCCCATTCCTGCTGTTCCAGTTATGGATGCTGTTATCTCCTCATCACCAAGTTCATTTTTAGCCTCTTTTAAAAGTTTTAGTATAGTTGTTGCTATTTCTGTATTATGTCTTTCATATTTTGAAAAAACAATTTTATTCTCTTTATCTAGAATAATTACTTTTGCTGTTGTAGATCCAATGTCGATCCCTAATTTATTACTTTTCATTTATTCTCCTTTTATATCTCTCCAAAGTAGTCTAATTATCTCTTCTTTACGTTGTTCAACTATCTCTTCATTACTATCTTGCTCTAAAAATGATCGTGTTATTGGTAACAATAAGTTTGAGGATAGGATTAAGCTTACTAAATTCAAGTACAAATTAAGCGGATCCATACTGCGTATAATACCATCTTCTATTGCTCTGTTAGTCTTGTTTATAAAATCATCTAAGTGGGCAGACCCCATGATCTCTTTAATAATTACAATAAGTTTTTTATCATTAAAATACTCCCATAAAAGGAACATTAGTTGTTTATCATGTTTAAGGATGAAAGCTGTATAGGAGTCTATTACCGCACCTAAGTACTTAGGGTAGTCTTCAACGGTTCTAACATCTACAGTATGGAAGGTTGACTGCATTCTTTCTAGAATATCTTTAACGCAGCAAATAAATAACTGCTCTTTACTGGAGTAGTAGTAGTGAATTAGAGCCTTATTTACACCTGCATCATCTGCAATTGCCTTTGTCTTGGCTCCGGATTTTCCGTACATTAGAAACTGTTTTAAAGCAGACTCTA
Above is a genomic segment from Thiospirochaeta perfilievii containing:
- a CDS encoding TetR/AcrR family transcriptional regulator, which gives rise to MVNIKDKILESALKQFLMYGKSGAKTKAIADDAGVNKALIHYYYSSKEQLFICCVKDILERMQSTFHTVDVRTVEDYPKYLGAVIDSYTAFILKHDKQLMFLLWEYFNDKKLIVIIKEIMGSAHLDDFINKTNRAIEDGIIRSMDPLNLYLNLVSLILSSNLLLPITRSFLEQDSNEEIVEQRKEEIIRLLWRDIKGE